The window TACAGGCACTGACTGCACCAAGCACAGTGCTTCTGCATCGTGAGCATGCTGtgttagtaagtactagaaGCATGCTGTGTAGgttctccgtactaggtaggtactttgGTGcctttgtacagtactgtacagtaatacgcttaggtaccttagtacttagATACTAATAATGCATGCAAGTGTtaattattacagtacaggcacatgcacagtgctccgtgcttaTTTACCCTCGCATACTGGTACGTGATACAGATGGCAATTAATTAATAGTGCACCATGGCAAGCTGACAGGACGGATATTAGTCGTTGAATCCACCTAGCGTCCGGGAAACTATGCATGACGAAGCATTCAATTCACAGCAGAAGAACAGACAAAAATATTATCCGAGATGACATGTGCGTGcctagtactctgtactgtacggggaCATGcttgtacagcactgtacCGAATAGCGGGAGgacgtacaactacatgctGTACATGTGAGCCGTGTGGTACCGCCTGCAGGGTATGCCACTCCGACAGGATCGGTGGGTGCGCCGTGCTCGTCTGCCCGCCTCACCAAGTGCATCCGCTGTACGTCGTGAAATGGCGTGTTGGAACCGAGTCTTGGTCCTCTCGGTATTTGTGGCTTGTCGAGAAATGGCCAAATCACCATGTTTTAGGTTTTCTCGCCGAGGCCTCAAGGTGGTCGCGATGTCGAGGGGTGCAACTTGATGACCCTCGCGAGGTGCAAGGTGCTTGCAGCGGCCGTAGCGGGAAGCCCACTAagattacttgtacagcaggcgtacggagtgctacTGCGAACAAGTTCAGGTGCAGGAGCTCTAAATGATAGGCGctccttgtactccgtatgctccgtacaactaagaggtacttgcatgtacttacgaggtacttgcatgtacttacgagGTACTTGGGTGTTTGGAGCTTGACTTGTCGGTGTACTAGTATTACTGCACGttcaagtactgcaagtacacggtTAAACACCAGGTGCTTCAAGCAGGCGCAAGCACGCTGTAAATtcaagtgctgtacagtgctccgtactccgtacatacagcaagcaagtacatctgGTATCAACAATACAACAATACCTACaacgtacagtgcaagtactgcgaGGTACTTGGCACTCCCTCTCCACCTCCTCTTTCTTGCCCCTCCAGGGTCCACCTGATCTCGAGACTCCTCACCTCCGCCTTCGTTGACCGACCGTCAAACCTGCCACGGCCTCACGACGGCATTCCGAGCCCTCAATCGCCCGCAGGAGCAGCCACGGCGAAGGCGGCTTTTCGTGGCCGCGTGAGAAAGCCACCCTTCACCCGTACCGCGGCCGACATTCGCCTGCACGCTGCCGCTGGCCGCATCCCCTGCCGCTGCCTCGGTACCCTCCGTCAacggccatcgacgccaGCCCTCTCCGTCAATTTCCATCAATCTCCCTCCCACGCGACGCACACGTGCACCGTGCATGCATCTGCCCACGGCGTGCCTCGCGAGACAGACGTGCAGAGGGTACGACGGACCGTCGGGAGCGAGCGGAAGAGATGGACCgcgagcggcagcagcagcaacaggcAACGCCGCCCCAGGTGCAGCCTTGTCGCTACAAGGTGGGCAAGACGCTCGGTGCCGGCTCCTACTCGGTCGTCAAGGAGTGCGTCCACATCGACACGGGGCGGTACTACGCCGCCAAGGTCATCAACAAGCGCCTCATGGCCGGGCGAGAACACATGGTACGTGCCCACCCGCCCGCGCTCGCcggggcgccgtcgtcgctgatgCCCTCGGCTTCCCGTCGCCAGGTGCGCAACGAAATCGCGGTGCTCAAAAAGGTCTCGATGGGCCACCAAAACatcctcaccctcgtcgactACTTCGAGACGATGAACAACCTCTACCTCGTCAccgacctcgccctcggcggcgagctcttCGACCGCATCTGCCGCAAGGGCTCCTACTACGAgtccgacgcggccgacctCATCCGGGCCACCctgtcggccgtcgcctacCTCCACGACCACGGCATCGTCCACCGCGACCTGAAGCCGGAGAACCTGCTCTTCCGGACGCCCGAGGACAACGCCGACCTGCTCATCGCCGATTTTGGCCTCTCGCGcgtcatggacgaggagCGCTTCCACGTGCTCACCACCACCTGCGGCACCCCGGGCTACATGGCGCCCGAGATCTTCAAGAAGACGGGCCACGGCAAGCCCGTCGACCtctgggccgtcggcgtcatcaCCTACTTCCTCCTCTGCGGCTACACGCCCTTTGACCGCGACTCGGACTTTGAGGAGATGCAGGCCATCCTCAACGCCGACTACAGCTTCCAGCCGGTCGAGTACTGGCGCGGCGTCTCGAGCGAGGCCAAGGTCTTCATCCGTCGCTGCCTGACCGTCGACCACACGAAGCGCATCACCGCCCACGAGGCGCTGCAGCACCCCTTTGTCGCCGCCCGGGAGCAGGCCGCCAGCGGCGAGAACCTGCTGCCGACCATCAAGAAGAACTTCAACGCCCGCCGCACGCTGCACGCGGCCATCGACACGGTCCGCGCCATCAACAAGCTGCGCGAGGCCCAGAACATGATGATGGACGGCGCCCGCTCGAGCGAGCCCTCGcgcccggcgccggccgccgccgcctcgccgtaCAAGGAGGATGGCGCCATgtcgctcggcgaggacgccgccgccgcgcccatGAGCGGCGTGCCGGCCGTGCTGCGGCCCGGAAACCAGGGGAACCGCATCGTCCAGACGAGCAAGGGGTTGTGGAGCGGACCCGCGACGCAACGGTAGGCTCGGCGGCGCACGTCTTGATCCCTTGTCGTCGATtcatgctcggcgccgcATGACGGGTGGAAACCGAAGACGGCTGGCTGCTGGACGGCAGGGTGGGTGGATGGCACGGCTCGCATAGAACGTCTCCCGTGCCTAAAGGCGTCGCGACGATCGCATCTTGGCCCCCTTTCCTCGCACGCTACcctgcctcgccctcgacgcgcATGCGCGCCGGCAGACGTTTATTTGCGACGTGGCATGCGCAGGTCGCCGCGTCGTCACGTTGGGCGAGAGTTCTGGCACCAAAGTTGTTCACTTTTATCATTCCTTCTATCTAGCGAGTGGCATCTTTGGTATGTCCTCCACCTCCTGCTCCCGCGAGTTTCGCGCGCCGCCTCTGCCATTACACCAGCTTGCGGGCGAGGTGGGAATTGCCACGACACTCCAcgcgtctcgtctcgtctcgtctcgtcacgtctcgtctcgcctcGTTTGCGAGCGACTTttgctcctcggcggccggaATCGAGGCCGCCGTTAGCGAGCGTATCGGTGCATGTTCTCCCATCCACGCATGCACGGATTacccccccgccgccgcgacgcaGCATGCTGTTGTACAAGCCGTACAAGCCGTGCATGCCGTACTCGCGGcactctctctctctctatCATGATTCGAACGCTCTCcccttcgccgcctcgcctcgtcggccccggGGGCCAAATTATGCAGCAACGTCCGTCCAGCCGGTCCCCTCCATCACCATTAAACGTCGACCTCACAACCATGCGGCCGACATGCGCGTCCACGTGCGGGGGGtcgcggcctcgtcgtcgaaatACACCACGATGTGCGCCAGTTCGCTGTGCCGATGAATGCCAAAGATGTAAATAAAGCGGTTTTCTTGGAAAATAAATTAGGGTGAATGTGTGGGAAAGTTGGGCTTGGTCGTTGGGGTCATGAGCAGTTTCGTCAAAACGGTGGTGCCGCCTCGCCCGGCGTGCTACcgcatgacgacgacctcgctCAGGTCGACGTCGCGGGGCGCCACGTTGCCGTCCCACAGGCGACCGTCGTTctccatgtcgacgacgaggacgccgggCGGGCCCTCGGAGACGGTCGGGCTGACGGTGCCGCTGCTGGAGCTGCAGCTGGAGCTGCTGCCGAGGGTCCAGCCGTCGCTCGAGCCGCCGCGGCGGtggtcgagcaggccgaggccgaagtactcggcgccgtgctcctcgtcggcgacgcggtggcggtcgccgacctcgacgtaGTCGTAGTCCCACCTCGTCATCTTGTCGGCCTGGCGGACGGGCAGCCACCGGGAGCGGGCCGAGTAGAAGAAGGCCATGGCGatgaggccgccgccgacgaggtcgatggcgtaGTGGTGGCTGAGGTACATGGTGGCCCACCAGATCCAGACGGCGTAGCCGATGAAGAAGGCGCGGAACTGCGGGAAGCAGTAGGTCATGAAGAGcgcctcgaggacggcgtagCCGCCGtggagggaggggaaggCGCCGAAGGGGAGCGGGGCGGCGGTGAAGTTGGACGTGTACAGGTCGATGCCGAAGAactcgtcgacgcggcgcaGGCCGGCGGGGGATCCGGGCATGCCGTAGGCGGCGGGCACGAGGCCGTGCTCGTTCTCGTACCACGGCGGCGTGCAGGGGAAGACGAGCTGGATGgtgacgccgaggatgctCATCCAGCCGAAGACGCGAGCGAAGACGGGCGTCGTGCCGGGGGCGGCGAAGATGAACATGAGCAGCGAGCAGACGGCGGGGGCGCCGAAGTGGATGATGCCGTAGGGGAGCCAGGCGAGGATGTCGAAGAAGACGTGCTTGTGGGCCGAGAGGATGTTGGAGAGGTTGGCGCCGTAGAGGACGTTTTCCAGCGCCGGCAGGACGCGAACCCAGATGTGAGGGCGGTACTCGTACGAGATGAAGCTGCCGCGCGGGAGCCGTCAGGTCAGCGGGGctcgcgacgacgggggcAGGAAGGGCCAAGGGGAAGGAGGCGACAAAGGACAAAACGTACCGGCTGCAGAAGAAATAGACGAGCCAAACCCagatggtgatggcgggAAGGAAGAATTGGCGCGTCGCGGGCATCAGCAGGATCCAGACGCTCGCCATGAGGGAAAACATCTTGagcgcgggcgcgggcgggGCGATCCAGAGGGAGAAGAGggtgagggcggcgaggaagaggtaCTGCAGGTCGACGGGCTGCCAGTCGTGCCTCTGGAGGTCGCGGAGGCCGTCCCAGACGCTAAAGGACGTCTGCAGCGACGCGATGTCGGGGACGCCGGGGTGCGTCGTCTTGGACTTGGAGCGcacgcgccggcggccgacgtggtAGCGGGTGGGGAGGCGGctgaggacggcgagggtgaggTTCTCGGTCCACAGCGACGGCAGCACCGGCTTGCCCGAGAGCGAGGCGGGCAGGTCCttcatggcgacggcggcggcgacggtgctcgGGAGGGAACGAGGTCGCGCGGGGCGAGACGGAGGGCGGCGGGGAGGGGCTGCGCTGCCGCCGGTGACGCAGCAACGCAgaggaggcgacgagcgTGCCGACGGGGAGGGCGCGGGACGGGGCGtctgttgtcgtcgtcgcagtcgtcgttgtcgtcgtcgtcgtcggggtcgAGAGACGGACTTTGCTACCGCGGCGTCGGGCGGGACGGACAGACGGCCGTGGGtctcggtcggtcggtcggtcggtcggagAGGGCGAATGATGTCGAAAGGATACCCAAATTCTACCGCATAATCCAAATCCAAGGTGTCGACGGATCCAGCGCTGGACTCTGGGGggcgtcttcctcgacgaggcacACGAAGCGTCCGACACCGAGGTCGTCGGGTCGCGGCACGatggggcggcggcggcggatcgGTGCGAGGCCCGTCGTTCGACCGAGGTCCCtgggggcgagggcgagggcgaggtcgaggccgagaggcaCGCGTGGCTCCGGCGACGGACGGGTGGCCCctgggcgaggtcgaggctcggaggaggaggcggccgacggcggagggcCGACGGGGGCagggaggaagggaggcggacggcgacggcggaggagggaGCCGAGGGGATGGAGGCTCGAGAAGGCTCCAAGGCTCGGAGGCTCCAAGGCACGAGAGGCTCGAATCGAAGGCCGCGGCGGAGAGGGGGGAGAGCGAAGCAAAAGGTGCGCAGGGAACCGAGGAAGGGACGACTGAcacggtc of the Drechmeria coniospora strain ARSEF 6962 chromosome 01, whole genome shotgun sequence genome contains:
- a CDS encoding calmodulin-dependent protein kinase; amino-acid sequence: MDRERQQQQQATPPQVQPCRYKVGKTLGAGSYSVVKECVHIDTGRYYAAKVINKRLMAGREHMVRAHPPALAGAPSSLMPSASRRQVRNEIAVLKKVSMGHQNILTLVDYFETMNNLYLVTDLALGGELFDRICRKGSYYESDAADLIRATLSAVAYLHDHGIVHRDLKPENLLFRTPEDNADLLIADFGLSRVMDEERFHVLTTTCGTPGYMAPEIFKKTGHGKPVDLWAVGVITYFLLCGYTPFDRDSDFEEMQAILNADYSFQPVEYWRGVSSEAKVFIRRCLTVDHTKRITAHEALQHPFVAAREQAASGENLLPTIKKNFNARRTLHAAIDTVRAINKLREAQNMMMDGARSSEPSRPAPAAAASPYKEDGAMSLGEDAAAAPMSGVPAVLRPGNQGNRIVQTSKGLWSGPATQR
- a CDS encoding aureobasidin resistance protein Aur1, whose amino-acid sequence is MQPLAPSPVTAAPVVARDRGRKSPACPACPALPASCLRRPQVQRGPSPPSCPPPAFALPASCLARLSPSLGHPIHSFPALPRRNPYKPCLRRSCLPSSTVSVVPSSVPCAPFASLSPLSAAAFDSSLSCLGASEPWSLLEPPSPRLPPPPSPSASLPPCPRRPSAVGRLLLRASTSPRGHPSVAGATRASRPRPRPRPRPQGPRSNDGPRTDPPPPPHRAATRRPRCRTLRVPRRGRRPPESSAGSVDTLDLDYAVEFGYPFDIIRPLRPTDRPTETHGRLSVPPDAAVAKSVSRPRRRRRQRRLRRRQQTPRPAPSPSARSSPPLRCCVTGGSAAPPRRPPSRPARPRSLPSTVAAAVAMKDLPASLSGKPVLPSLWTENLTLAVLSRLPTRYHVGRRRVRSKSKTTHPGVPDIASLQTSFSVWDGLRDLQRHDWQPVDLQYLFLAALTLFSLWIAPPAPALKMFSLMASVWILLMPATRQFFLPAITIWVWLVYFFCSRFISYEYRPHIWVRVLPALENVLYGANLSNILSAHKHVFFDILAWLPYGIIHFGAPAVCSLLMFIFAAPGTTPVFARVFGWMSILGVTIQLVFPCTPPWYENEHGLVPAAYGMPGSPAGLRRVDEFFGIDLYTSNFTAAPLPFGAFPSLHGGYAVLEALFMTYCFPQFRAFFIGYAVWIWWATMYLSHHYAIDLVGGGLIAMAFFYSARSRWLPVRQADKMTRWDYDYVEVGDRHRVADEEHGAEYFGLGLLDHRRGGSSDGWTLGSSSSCSSSSGTVSPTVSEGPPGVLVVDMENDGRLWDGNVAPRDVDLSEVVVMR